Below is a window of Candidatus Latescibacterota bacterium DNA.
CCAATCTGTATATATGCAAGCGACTTCTCGAAAGCGGAAGCGTTTCGAAGGCTCTCCAGGAGATATCGGAGTATATCCGGGATCTTTTCGATCTCACCTTTGCTCTGGTAATCACAGAGGAAAGCAACGGCAGGAGCCTCAGGATAGCAACGGTATCGTCAGGTAATAATCTCGGAAATTTTCTGAAGGGACTGACTTACCAATACGGCACATCGGAGGGCATCGATAAGTGGTTATATAGCATATTTGATTCGGATAAAGGGAAACCGATGGGCATGAAGGCCATGAAAGATATCATGGCCTGGTGTGAGACGGACAGGCTGATAACAGGCCCGGCTTTCACATCTGTCGTAGATATGCTTGCGACCCACAAATCGCTGAATGCTCTTTCCTTTGGGAAAAAGAATCGGGACGATGATCCGTTCCTGGTCCTGATAGTATCGGCAGACAGGACCTTTTCCGCTACAGAGAAGCGCCTGCTGGACACAATTGCCGACTATATGTCGATTACGGTCGAGCGGAGATTCGAATCAGAAGGACTGGACAGAAAACTCACAAGGTACAAAGCCCTGGTCGACAGCAAGGAACACGCGTTTTTTCTGCTGATCGACGGGAAGCTTGAATTTTTCAGCGGACAGCTTCCAGAGATACTCGGGGTAAGTGGCGACAAACTCGCAGGAAGAAGGCTGGAGGAATTCCTTCACCCTGACGATCGCAGGGATTTCGAGAAGATGCTTAGTGTTTTTCTGGCTTCCGAACCCGGGCCCGCAAAAAAATATTACCATATATACAGACTTGAAGAGGGCGGCGACGAAGTCGAGATGCAGATCCACTTGATAGAATTCAGGGGAAAGACAGCCATCAGGGGAACTCTGGAAAACGTCAGCCAGAGGTCGATGCTGGAGAAGACAGCGGTTGAGGCAAAACACCTCGAAACGCTGGCGAGCCTGGCAGGCGGAGTGGCTCACGATTTCAACAACCTTATCGGAGCCATGGTAGGATACGCTTCCCTGGTGAGAAATACTTTGCCGGATGATGACGAGAGAGTCCGGCAGCTTGGAAAGATCGAAGAGGCCGGGGCGAGAGCGAATAAACTGACAAAACAGCTTCTCTCGATGTCGAGAAAAGGCAAGTATGCTCTGGAGGTCGTCGATATGAGCGATATAATCGACCAGACGACGAAAGGCTGTTTGATCCCGCTCGACCACATTTCTCTTGTTAAGAACAACAGAGCCGAGTTATTGAACGTGGAAGGGGATCCTTCGCAATTGTACGAGGCGCTTCTCAATATTTTCATGAACGCTCGTGAATCGATGCCGGACGGAGGCCTGATAGAGGTCTCGATCGAGAACTCATATATCGATGAGACACACCAGGTGTTTTCCGGCGGGATGATGTCCGGGGAATACGTGGAAATACGGGTGAAAGACAAGGGCAGTGGAATGGATTCGAGCGTCCTGAGAAGATCTCCGGAACCATTTTTTACGATGAGAGGCGAGAGGAAGCACAAAGGGCTGGGATTGCCCGCAGCCATAGGAATAATAGAGGGACACAGGGGGAAAATAGATATGACGAGCCGTCCGGAGGAAGGGACGGAGGTAATAATCTACCTGCCTGTGACAAAAAAGACCCCGCAGGATTCTGTGCAGTTCAATCCCCTGCACACGACCGCCTGCAGGGTGTTGATCGTTGATGACGAACAGATCATACTGGATCTTGCCAGCGATATGCTTACCCGGCTCGGATATGTGGCGGTCATTGCCGAATCCGGGATCCGGGCTCTTGAGATCCTGGAAGATAAAAAGATAGATCTTGTCCTGCTCGATCTGCTGATGCCGGAAATGTCGGGGCAGGAGACATTCTTCAAGCTCAAGGAGAAAATACCGGATCTACCGATAATAATATCAAGTGGGTACAGCGAAGACATGGTGATCAGGGACCTGCTGGATGCGGGCGCGCTATCGTTCCTGAAAAAACCTTACAGACTTAAAGATATGACGGCCATATTGCAGAACGCGCTGGGTGCCATAGGTAGCGCCAGCGTGAAAGGAGAATGAGGTGGCGGGACTTCAAGATCAACTCGGGGAATCCGGAAGCGGCAGAATATATCTCGAGATGATGACATCGATCCTCGAAAACGATGTTGTGGGGTTCGCGGTACTGGATTCCGACGGAAAATACCTGGTCTTTAACAGGGGCGCGGAGAAACTTACAGGTTACGACCGCGAGGAAATGATTGGAAAACTACCGCCCGAAGGTATGTTCACAAGCCAGGATACGCGTCAGATCCTGGAAGCCATGGAAAAATCTTTTCCTGTCAAGAATATCGAAGTTACGATCACAAGGAAAGACGGCAGCGACACAAACCTTATCTTCTCCATGTCACAGGGAAAAGACGGAAACCCCGAGAACAACCACTACCTTCAGATACTCCTCGATAACAGTGAGAAAAAACATCTCCAGCATCTGCTGCTACACTCGCAGAAGATGGAGACTATAGGAGAGATGGCGGGCGGGATAGCCCATGACTTCAACAATCTCCTGGAGGGAGTCCTGGGATATACGACCTTCATGATGGATCTGATCGAGAATGAGCATGAATTGTACAATTATTTGGAGATCATAAAAAAATCGGCAAAAAAAGCCGCAGACCTTACTGACAGGCTCCTGTCCCTTTCGCGTTCGCGAGATTATAAAAAGAGCCAGCTCAACTGTAACAGCCTGCTTCGTGAAGTCACCAAACTCCTCGAACGGACGATAGACAAGAAGATATCTCTCGAATTAAACCTGAAAAAGGATCTAAGGGCGACAAAGGGGGAGTCGACTCAACTCGAATCCGCTTTTCTCAACATCTGTGTCAATGCCCGCGACGCGATGCCTGGTGGTGGCAAGCTGATAATCTCTAGCGATAATGTCCTGATCGATGGGACCTATCCGAAGATGAGCCTGAAAATGGAAGCAGGCGAGTATGTCAAAATCGCAATATCGGATACAGGGATCGGGATGGATGAAGAGACTATCGAAAAGATATTCGAACCTTTCTTCACCACGAAAAAAAGGGGAGAGGGGACCGGATTGGGTCTGAATATGGTCTATGGGATCATAGACAGTCACGGAGGGTTCATAAATGTCTACAGCGAGATCGGCAAGGGGACGACGTTCAATATCTACCTGAAGGCCGAAGAAAACGAGGCGCCCGAACAGGCCGAAGAAGAGAAAAAGAACCAGTTCGAGCGCGGAAACGGGGAAACGGTCCTGATTATCGATGACGAGCCGATGATCCTCGATATCGGATACGAAATGCTGGAAAAACTCGGATACAAGGTTATTACGGCGGGTGGGGCGGATCGCGGGATGGAGTATTTTATCGAAAAGAAGAAGGAGATAGATATAGTCCTGCTGGATATTATCATGCCGGGAATCGATGGGAAGGAAGTCCTCAGGGAGATCCGCATTATCCGGCCGGACGTTCCGGTAATCCTCTCAAGTGGCTATGACAAGTCGGTGCTTACCGACGAACTCTCGGCAGATAACTGTACGACGTTCATGCAAAAACCGTATTCCATGGAAGATCTGGGCAGAATCATCTACGAGACTCTCGGAAAATCACAGGGAAACTAGGCAGGGTCTTCGTTCGACTTGAATCATACTGTTTTATCTGAGATAATCTGTCGCGTAAATCAACGGGGTTCTCGTACCCGGCTGGAGCCGGAGCAGGGGACCAGTTTGTCATTTTTCGGGGTGGAGATCTGACCGACCCCGAGGGAGAGGAGTGCAGATGCGACGTCTGCTGCCGTT
It encodes the following:
- a CDS encoding response regulator yields the protein MAGLQDQLGESGSGRIYLEMMTSILENDVVGFAVLDSDGKYLVFNRGAEKLTGYDREEMIGKLPPEGMFTSQDTRQILEAMEKSFPVKNIEVTITRKDGSDTNLIFSMSQGKDGNPENNHYLQILLDNSEKKHLQHLLLHSQKMETIGEMAGGIAHDFNNLLEGVLGYTTFMMDLIENEHELYNYLEIIKKSAKKAADLTDRLLSLSRSRDYKKSQLNCNSLLREVTKLLERTIDKKISLELNLKKDLRATKGESTQLESAFLNICVNARDAMPGGGKLIISSDNVLIDGTYPKMSLKMEAGEYVKIAISDTGIGMDEETIEKIFEPFFTTKKRGEGTGLGLNMVYGIIDSHGGFINVYSEIGKGTTFNIYLKAEENEAPEQAEEEKKNQFERGNGETVLIIDDEPMILDIGYEMLEKLGYKVITAGGADRGMEYFIEKKKEIDIVLLDIIMPGIDGKEVLREIRIIRPDVPVILSSGYDKSVLTDELSADNCTTFMQKPYSMEDLGRIIYETLGKSQGN
- a CDS encoding response regulator encodes the protein MKETSQNKPGTGKQKKPANRDRSVNTGKSDDGILGLETNLYICKRLLESGSVSKALQEISEYIRDLFDLTFALVITEESNGRSLRIATVSSGNNLGNFLKGLTYQYGTSEGIDKWLYSIFDSDKGKPMGMKAMKDIMAWCETDRLITGPAFTSVVDMLATHKSLNALSFGKKNRDDDPFLVLIVSADRTFSATEKRLLDTIADYMSITVERRFESEGLDRKLTRYKALVDSKEHAFFLLIDGKLEFFSGQLPEILGVSGDKLAGRRLEEFLHPDDRRDFEKMLSVFLASEPGPAKKYYHIYRLEEGGDEVEMQIHLIEFRGKTAIRGTLENVSQRSMLEKTAVEAKHLETLASLAGGVAHDFNNLIGAMVGYASLVRNTLPDDDERVRQLGKIEEAGARANKLTKQLLSMSRKGKYALEVVDMSDIIDQTTKGCLIPLDHISLVKNNRAELLNVEGDPSQLYEALLNIFMNARESMPDGGLIEVSIENSYIDETHQVFSGGMMSGEYVEIRVKDKGSGMDSSVLRRSPEPFFTMRGERKHKGLGLPAAIGIIEGHRGKIDMTSRPEEGTEVIIYLPVTKKTPQDSVQFNPLHTTACRVLIVDDEQIILDLASDMLTRLGYVAVIAESGIRALEILEDKKIDLVLLDLLMPEMSGQETFFKLKEKIPDLPIIISSGYSEDMVIRDLLDAGALSFLKKPYRLKDMTAILQNALGAIGSASVKGE